A single genomic interval of Chloroflexota bacterium harbors:
- a CDS encoding response regulator transcription factor, with the protein MRVLVVDDDPPSVKMIGFLLREEGYQVLTADNGLAALEIVRRESPDLVILDVMMPHMDGLEVCRRIREKADVPIIFLSAKGETVDRVTGLEVGADDYLAKPFEPAELLARVKAVLRRSEAFAVEEVQSRLSVGDVSLDPMSSKVMLANGREAELTPIEFRLLHVLMRNAGRILSHDVLMSSVWGYDYEGYSNQIAVYMRRLRMKIEDDPNNPKYLVTVRGLGYKFERP; encoded by the coding sequence ATGCGTGTACTGGTAGTAGACGACGACCCGCCCAGCGTGAAAATGATCGGGTTCCTGTTACGTGAGGAAGGGTATCAAGTGCTGACGGCGGATAATGGATTGGCCGCATTGGAAATTGTCAGGCGTGAGTCGCCAGATCTGGTCATCCTGGATGTAATGATGCCCCACATGGATGGCCTCGAAGTTTGTCGTCGTATCCGCGAAAAGGCCGACGTGCCTATCATCTTCCTTTCTGCGAAGGGCGAAACAGTGGACCGAGTGACGGGTCTGGAAGTTGGGGCGGACGATTATTTAGCCAAGCCCTTCGAGCCGGCAGAACTTCTGGCACGCGTGAAAGCCGTCTTGCGGCGCAGTGAAGCCTTTGCTGTGGAGGAAGTGCAAAGCCGATTGTCTGTCGGCGATGTCAGTCTGGATCCTATGAGCAGCAAAGTAATGCTGGCCAACGGGCGCGAGGCCGAGCTGACCCCCATTGAGTTCCGCCTGTTACACGTGCTCATGCGCAATGCAGGGCGCATTCTTAGCCATGACGTGTTAATGAGCAGCGTCTGGGGATATGATTATGAAGGCTACAGTAACCAGATTGCAGTCTATATGCGCCGCCTGCGCATGAAAATCGAGGATGATCCCAATAATCCAAAGTATCTGGTGACTGTGCGGGGCCTGGGCTATAAGTTCGAGCGCCCTTGA